The Anolis carolinensis isolate JA03-04 chromosome 2, rAnoCar3.1.pri, whole genome shotgun sequence genome contains the following window.
gaggcactggcactctttggccTTGGAAAACTCCAGCTCTTAGGGTCCCATAGCCTTGCtccatggtagttcaagtggtatcaaaccggttcactctatagtatagatgccgCCCTAGTACCCTACTAACCTCTGGATTTGAAATTCTTATGCTTGGGCAAAATGGCAGCTTGGACGTTGGGCAGGACCCCTCCTTGGGCGATGGTGACTTTGCCCAGGACTTTGTTGATCTCCTGGTCGAGGCGGATGGCCACCATCAAGTGGCGGGGGGTGATGCGGTTCCTCTGGGCGTCCCGGGCTATGTTGCCGGCCAGCTCCAGGATCTCAGCCGTCAGATACTCCAGCACCGCGGCCAGGTAAACCGAGGCACCGGCTCCCACCCTTTTGGCGTAGTTCCCTTTCCGAAGGAAACGATGTATGCGGGCAACGGGGAAACGGAGCCCAGCCCGGGAGGAACGGGACTGGGAGGTGGCCCGGGCTTTGCCGCCCTGCTTCCCGTGCCCAGACATGCCTTTCTGCTTTGGCTCTTCTTCCCCGCTGAGAAAAGCAAGCCAACTCTCGGCCCTGCAGCGGGCGCTTCTGATTGGTTGTGCATTCTGATGCTACCATGGGAACCAGAGAAACTTGAGACTGGCTGCCCAATCAGAGGAAGAGAGGCTGATTTCCTTCCCGGAAGTGTCAGAAGCACTTGGACCAGCTCCACAGCAAAAGTTCAGCACCGTTTTAAATGtgaggtagagtctcacttatccaacgttctggattatccaacgtatttttgtagtcagtaatttcaatacatcgtgatattttggtgctaaattcgtaaatatagtaattactacatagcattactgtgtattgaactactttttctgtcaaatttgttgtgtaacataatgttttggtgcttaatttgtaacatcataacctaatttgatgtttaataggcttctccttaatctctccttattatccaacatattcacttatccaacgttctgccggcccgtttacgttggataagcgagactctactgtatattggaaactaagccagggaggtttatatatctgtgaaaggtccagggtgggagaaaggactcttgtctgttggaggccggtgtgaatgttgtaattaatcaccttgattagccttaatggccttgccagcttcaatgtatgtatttgtatgcatgtatttattgtttaacacactgagcccccggtggcacagtgtgttaaagtgctgagctgctgaacttgcagaccgaaagatcccaggttcaaatccgggcagcggagtgagcgcccactgttagctccagcttctgccaacctagcagttcgaaaacatgcaaatgtgagtagatcaataggtaccactccggcaggaaggtaacagcgttccatgcagtcatgctaggagctcctggtggagtagtgggttaaagccttgtaacttgaaggttgggctgctgatctgcaagctgccaggttcgaatcctacccagggagagcgcggatgagctccctctatcagctccagctccatgcggggacatgagagaagtctcccacaaggatggtaaaacatcaaaatatctgggtgtcccctgggcaacgtccttgcagacagccaattctctcactccagaagcaacttgcagtttctcaagtcgctcctgacatggaaaaaaaatgcagtcatgctggccacatgaccttggaggtatctacagacaacgccagctcttcggcttagaaatggaaatgagtaccaacccccagagttggacacgactggatgtaacgtcaggggaaactttattTATTGAtctcccactttatctctccattcAGAAACTCAAAGTAgctcacaataaaaaaattagaacaatttaaaatatacaagcatgcaacaataaaacagtatatcaacaacagcaacaacaactacaaAACTTTATTACTGCACGTGACCAGCACAAACAaagtatataattatatattatctatTGTTGTTAGTAGGATCcaccagtggcgcagcgggttaaaccgctgagctactgaacattctgactgaaaggtcgactgttcaaatccagggagtggagtgaactccctctgtcagttccagctactgccaacctagcaattcaaaaacatgcaaatgtgagtagaacaataggtactgctctggcggaaatgtaacggcgctccatgcagtcatgccagccactgacctaggaggtgtctatggattctaagctcttcagcttagaaatggagatgagcaccaacctccagagtcggacatgactagacttaacatcagggaaaacctttgcatgtttttgaactgctaggttggcagaagctggggctaacagtgggagctcacctcactccctggatttgaactgccaacctttcagtcaggaagttctgcagctcagcggtttaacccactgcaccaccaggggctttaCCAGGTGGTTATTTCTGAGTCAGCACTACAAGGTATGATCTTATGCTATTTCCCAGGTTTGACCTTTACTCTTTACATTTGAATTGCATATGAAATATTATCCATAAGGTGAACTGCATTCTTAGGAGATATTGGAAAACATCCATCACATAATAAAGTGATTACATCAACTTACCATTATCCACTCTTGAGTTTCATCAACTATGTTCCACCCTTGATCTTCAACATACTTTTCTGTTTTGATTTCACATTTCACAACTTCACTTCAGCACTACATGGATGAATTTGTGTTTCAGAGCAAGTAGTCCATTTGAATGGTGCTGAGGCCAAACAACATTTAAACATGACTGGAGTCCTGAGATgtcactacactgtagaatgaatgtagttgacaccacttgaactgccaaggctcaatgctctggaatcctgggaattgtagttgtacatcattgagccatgatagttaaggtGATGCCAAATGACATTCATTTTGCACAGATGAAGGAAAAATGAATAGCTCCACCACccttttttcagtttctttcagccCTAATCTTCAAATAAATGGTAGTTTGCACTTCAATTGCTTTCACAGCTGGTTGAGAAAAATTACACTATATAATAAAGTTTGGAACAAAATAtgttactggtttgaaagtgttgtttcctgtttaattgtacttATTTCaaaagtggcaaagtgtgttaaagcactgagctgctgaacttgcggaccaaaaggtcccaggttcaaatcccgggagcggaatgagtgcccgctgttagccccagctcctgccaacctagaagttcaaaaacatgcaaatgtgagtagatcaataggtactgctctggtgggaaggtaacggtgctccatgcagtcatgccggccacatgaccttggaagtgtctatggacaaaggcagctcttcggcttagaaatggggatgagcaccaaaccaccagagtcggtcacggctggacttaacgtcaggggaaacctttaccctttactattTCAAAAGTAGTTGTTTTACTCTAATTGTTTATGTTGTTTCTGGCTGCCACAAAATATAGTGAATTGGTTGAGCCTTGATGAGATATTAATTGGAgacactatagcaaaatgtgctgcaggatgtcccacaaaaacaaagcttttgctgttcaataaactttccccatgtttttatgataggaccAATAAGGAAATTacacttataacccaggaacaaaaagctTCTTACATAGAGTTGTCAAAAACTTTCatggccatagcagagcacttgatgaaccaacctggacacagcatattatttgagaacacagaaatgctggaccgctctaacaaccaccagagaagccactgaaatccacaagcatgtggacaatttcaacaaaaaggaggaaaccatgaaaatgaacaaaatctggctattaaaaaaaactctaaaatcagggcagtaaataaagaacaacactctgaaaacaggagaattccagataggaaacaatcagggcctgccaacacctcccaacaaaggattcccccagcaggaagcagccagaccttgaaggtagtcaattgcaacattcacacttgcctccaacagacaagagttctttctcccaccctgggcactccacagatatataaaccccacttgcctagtttccaacatgtcacaacctctgagaatgcctgctatagatgtgggcgaaacgtcaggagagaacgcttctggaaaatggccacacagccgagaaaactcacagcaacccctctTACATAGCGTTATCAGGAAATGCATCAAAGCCTTCTCTTCCAGCGAAATAGCAGCAACCACTCCTTTATTGGCTGCATAGAAATACTTCTTCTTATTGGACAAGGCTTGACAACGTTTAGTCCAAAAGTACCAGGAGGTGACATTCACATTGCCGACTTGAGAGGAGAGGAGGTGCAGAAAATTAATGAAAGGCGCCACTTTTCCCTATTCAAGCGGGGATGTCTGATTGGGCATTTCAAAAGGCTCTCGTCATTCATTGGCGCAGACGAGTGAGCGACGTTCTATAGTGAGATACAAACGTGTAGCTTGTAGCCGCCTCTTCCGCTGCTTCAAGTTTTCCCTCTGGTCGGGCTTTAGTCAATATAATACCAAAACGAAGACGAGGAGTGCAGTAGCGCAAAGCGTTTGAGGCGAGTTGCAGTCATGTCTGGTCGCGGCAAAGGCGGGAAGGGGCTGGGGAAAGGAGGCGCCAAGCGGCACCGGAAGGTGCTCCGGGACAACATCCAGGGCATCACCAAGCCGGCCATCCGGCGCCTGGCTCGCCGCGGGGGCGTGAAGCGCATCTCGGGCCTGATCTACGAGGAGACGCGCGGCGTGCTGAAGGTCTTCCTGGAGAACGTGATCCGCGACGCCGTGACCTACACGGAGCACGCCAAGAGGAAGACGGTGACCGCCATGGACGTGGTCTACGCCCTCAAGCGCCAGGGGAGGACCCTCTACGGCTTCGGCGGCTGAAGACAGCGCCCCACAGCCCCCACCCAACCTAAAGGCCCTTTTCAGGGCCACCACCTGCTCAGCAAAGAGCTGCATTCGCTGCTGCCTATGCCTGTCCTAAGGCAAGGAAACCCCAGAggggttttgctagttcctttctttgaaatagcCCATGCTCCTAGTGATCATTAGCGGACTCCCACCCAAGTACAAACCAGAGCTGTCCCTGCTTAGCTTAGTGCACTTAAAAGCCTTTTcctgcaagaaaaaaaaaggaacttgTCACTAATGACAGATAACATTCTTTATTGTGAAAATAGAGCCTTGAGAACTTTCTGCTCCTTTTTGGCCTGAGTGGGTGACTGGCTAGTGATATTTACTGCCCTATTACTGCTGCTGTCTGCCTCCAGATTGTTTCCGACTTACGGCCTCCACATTGTGAACCTCTCACGGGGATATTTGGCCATATTTGTTCCGAGGGGGCTTGCCTCTTCTTCCCACTGAGACTGAGTGTGACTCTCCTAAGGGCCACTCAGGTTGCTTCTACTCTGTAATTCCTATGACACAGGCAAGTGCATAAAGTGGGGATATTCAACAGCAAACCTTTACTGTTGTAAATGTTGGAAACCACAATGAAGCACCCCCACGCAGGTTGTAGGAGACAAAAAAACACACATTTGAGGAATCTTGggaccttagaatcatagaatcgtagagttggaagagacctcacgggccatccagtccaaccccctgcaagaagcaggaaaatcgcattcaaagcacccccgacagatggccgtccagcctctgcttaaaagcctccaaagaaggagcctcctccacagtccgggggcagagagttccactgccgaacagctctcacagtgaggaagttcttcctgatgttcaggtggaatctcctttcctgtagtttgaagccattgttccacgtcctagtctgcagggcagcagaaaacaagcttgctccctcctccctatgacttcccctcacgtatttgtacatggctatcatgtctcctttcagccttctcttttgcaggctaaacatacccagctctttaagctgctcctcatagggcttgttctccagacccttaatcattttagtcgccctcctctggacgctttccaggttgtcagcatctcccttcaactgcggtgcccagaattggacacagtattccaggtgtggtctgaccaaggcagaatagaggggtagcatgacttccctggatctagacgctatacccctatttatgcaggccagaatcccattggcttttttttgccgccgcatcacattgtatgctcatgtttaacttgttgtccatgaggactccaagatctttttcacacgtactggcATCGttccctattctgtatctttgcatttaattttttctgccgaagtgaagtatcttgcatttgtccctgttgaacttcattttgttagttttggcccatctttctagtctgttaagtttgttttgaattctgctcctgtcttctggagtgttagctatccctcccagttttgtgtcgcctgcaaacttgatgatcgtgccttctaacccttcttctaagtcgttaataaagatgttgaacagaaccttgggtgcatctgctttgagtctccttgtggagagaaaagagcGGTGTATAAatatgttgtcaaaagctttcatggccagaatcagtgggttgctgtcagttttccaggctgtatgtccatgtttcagaagcattctttcctgaccttcactcacatctatggcaggcctcctcagaggttatgaggtctgttggaaactaggcaagtgtgatttatatatctggaatgtccagggtgggagaaagaactgttgtctgcttgaggcaagtgtgaatgttccaattgaccactttgattagcatttaatagccttgcaagcttcctgtctggaattcccctgtcttctgagtgttggtctttctttattgtcctggttttaaagtctTTTAATACTTGCCATTTTTTGTTCTAAAAACTCTTAAAATAGGTCaggaaataaaataacaacactcagaagacagggggattccagacaagaaacaatcatgatcacctaacacctcccaacaaaggattcccctaggcaggaagtagccaggtttttaagctacaagcccattcaatgctaatcaaggtggccaattgaaacattcacacttgccccaagcagacaagttctttatcccaccctggaccttccagatatttaaaccccatttgcctagtttccaacagacctcatgatctctgaagatgcctaccacagatgtgggcgaaacgtcaggagagaaagcttcctgaatgtgattttcctgcttcttggcagggggttggactggatggccggtgaggtctcttctaactctatgattctggaacatggccatacagcccagaaaactcacagcaacagtATAATAAACATGTTAATGATAATAATCTgcactgtagaaggaatgcaacCTGAATCCTctcttttaattgccatggcataatgctatggaataataggagCTGTCATCTGACAAGATCAATGTTTTCTattcaagagtgctggtgctccatcaaactacaactcccaggactcccatGTCACTGAGCCAGGGTATTTctgcaatgacaattggaatggccacAGACTGGTATACgatttttggatcatgtgattttaatatttatattaggatgctttaatgcagtgattcccaaagagggcgctaccaccccctgggcggtgatggccacatttgcatttgccatatgcattaatacatatatctttctgtttaattaccgttttaatttttaaaaaattaatttatagGGGGTGccaagtaatatttttttctggaatgtgGGCGGTAGgccaagtttgggaaccattgctttaatGCCGTCTTGGTGTTTagatgtgtgtgcatgtttaatGGTTctaatgattttaatttatagctATGTTCgtgtttaattattgtttttctattgtatgttggcattgaatttctGTCATTACTATGTTGCAAACCACCTTGAGTACCCTCCAGGGGTGAGAAAGCCAGTATATAAATATGCCAAATAATTAAATTTCAAAGCAATTTGT
Protein-coding sequences here:
- the LOC100560791 gene encoding late histone H2A.2.2 — encoded protein: MSGHGKQGGKARATSQSRSSRAGLRFPVARIHRFLRKGNYAKRVGAGASVYLAAVLEYLTAEILELAGNIARDAQRNRITPRHLMVAIRLDQEINKVLGKVTIAQGGVLPNVQAAILPKHKNFKSRGSWDKLW